The Mucilaginibacter gracilis genomic interval TGTTTGCAGCTATTTTACGTTTTGTACCACACCGTAAATATAAAGTAGCGGTGTGCGGCTTTTATGGCATGGCTGTTTTGTTTTTTGTGTACGTGTTTTTAAAGCAACTCAATATATCATACGAGGCCAGGCATTTCCGTATTGTAGGTTTGTTGTTTATACCCGGGGCACTTTACTTAATTATGCAGCTTAAACCGGTATTTAAGTACGCCTTTTTGCTATTGTGGATAGCTGTTGGCTTTACAACCGTTAAGTTTTTTATTTACGGCTACAAATATAACAGCCAGGTTAGCGCGCACGGACCATCGGGCTTTTCGCAGGAGTTTATTGACAGGCCCGCATTAAACTATTTGCAGCAGCTTGATAAAAACGCACCCAAGGATGCCCTATTTGTATTTACCAGTATTGATATTGGTTTGGATATTATTAACCACCGCATTATATGGCTCGAATCGCCGGAGGATATTGACAGCGATACCTATATTGCCGATAACCAGTTTAATGGCAACACCGGCCCGCTATATATTTTACTACCCGCCGTTTTTGAGAAAAATGGCAAAGCCGAAGCTTTTAAGCAATGCTTTCCGCAATACAGCAATTTTAGTATCAAAAAACTAAGTAAAGATTATATTTTGCTAAGTGGTTATTAAAAACCGCCTTTGCTGAGTAAATTGTTGCTTACGGCCTGTTAATCTCCAGCCAAAGCATATCCTTCAATTCGGCAAGGCCCTTTTGCGCTACCGACGAGATGAAGATTGTTTTTATGCCCTGTGGCAGTGTTTTTGCCATTTCCTGCTGTAGTTCCTCGTCAAGCATGTCGGCCTTGGTAATGGCCAGTACGCGGGGTTTATGGGTTAGCTCGGGGTTGTATTCGGTTAGTTCGTGCAATAGTATCCGGTATTCTTCTTTAATGTCGCGGCTGGTATCGGCGGGTATCATAAATAACAATACCGAGTTGCGCTCAATGTGGCGCAAAAATCTAAATCCTAAGCCTTTACCGGTTGATGCCCCTTCAATAATGCCCGGTATATCGGCCATTACAAACGATTTATTATCGCGATAAGCAACAATACCTAAATTGGGTACAATGGTTGTAAAGGCGTAATCGGCAATTTCGGGCTTGGCAGCCGACACTACCGATAGCAGGGTTGATTTACCCGCATTAGGGAAACCTACCAAGCCAACATCGGCCAATACCTTTAACTCCAGTATGTTCCAAACTTCCTGGCCTTCGCCGCCGGGTTGTGCAAAGCGCGGCGTTTGCTGCGTTGCCGATTTAAAGTGCCAGTTGCCTAAACCACCGCGGCCACCGCTGGTTAATATTTTGGTTTCGCCGTCTTTAGTTATCTCAAACAAAATTTCGCCGGTTTCGGCATCTTTGGCTATGGTGCCCAGGGGTACTTCTAATATTTCGTCTTTGCCGTTTTTGCCGCTGCGTAACGAGCTCCCGCCCGATTCGCCGTCGGCAGCAATAATGTGTTTACGGTATTTAAGGTGCAAGAGGGTCCAAAACTGGGCATTGCCCCTTACAATAACGTGGCCGCCACGACCGCCGTCGCCACCATCTGGGCCACCTTTGGAGGTTAAAATATCACGGTGCAAATGCGATGACCCTGCACCACCGTGACCCGAACGGCAACACACTTTTACGTAATCGACAAAATTTGAACCTTGAGACATATTGATGGTGGATTTCGGGATATACGATTTCGGATTTTGCTAATCATGAAATCGGGCAAACCGAGTTTATTATAAATGTAATTGCGAGATACCAAGCAACCGCTAACTATGCAAGGCCGATATGCCTACGTGCGGTTGCTTGGTACCTCGCAATAACAAGGAGTATTTATTGTTTTTATTTAGCTTTACACAAATCAATAACAACGCAAATGGAGTTGAATATTTCGTCAACACTACCTATGCCGTTTACGCTTTTGTATTTATGCTGGTTTTGGTAAAACTGTGCCACCGGGGCTGTTTTGCTATTGTATTCGTGAATACGTTTGCGGATAACCTCGGGGTTGGCATCATCAGGGCGGCCCGAATTTTGGCCGCGTAACAAAAGGCGGTGTTCCAATTCGTCGTCGTTAACCTGCAAGGCTACCATACTTGTTATTGCTTCGCCTTTAGAAGCCAACAGGCTATCTAAAGCTTCGGCCTGGGCCACAGTACGAGGGAAACCATCAAATATAAAGCCATTGGCATCTTTGTTGGCATCAAGCTTATTGCTTATCATACCAATAACCACAGCATCCGGAACCAACATTCCTTCGTCCATCAGTTTTTTAGCTTCCAAGCCTAATTCTGTTCCTTGTGAAATTTCGCCTCTAAGCAAATCGCCTGTTGAAAGATGTATCAACTGGTATTGGTCAATAAGTTTTTGAGATTGAGTTCCCTTACCTGCGCCTGGCGGGCCAAATAGTACTAAATTCAGCATCCTGGTGATTTAAAATTTAAAAAGTCTTTCTGCAAGATACAAAAAGACTTTAATTCAGTGCACTCGAAGGGAGTCGAACCCCTAACCTTCTGATTCGTAGTCAGATGCTCTATCCAATTGAGCTACGAGTGCTTATTTGCTTGTTTCCGTTTTATTAAGTTTTGCTTTTTTAACGGACTGCAAAAATAGACTTTTCTTTTAAAAATCAGTAAAAAAATTAAAAATTACTTTACTTTTTCTGCAATGGCTTCAAAATCAGGTAAATCAGATGCGGCTTCTAACACCTCTGCATAAATTACCTGGCCTTCTTCGTCAATAACAAAGGCTGCGCGCTTAGATACGCCCTTTAAACCGAACGCAAATTGGCTGTAAATAGCACCATAAGCGGAAGATGCATCCTTATTAAAATCAGATAATAGCGGAAACTGGTAATGTTCTTCTTCTTTAAACTTAGCCAGCGTAAAAGGCGAATCAACCGATATGCCTAATATTTGAGCGTTAAGGCCATCGTAGTAACCAAAGTTATCGCGCATGGTGCAAAGCTGGGTGGTGCAAACGCTTGTAAATGCAAACGGAAAAAAATGAAGAACTACCTTTTTGCCCTTAAAATCGGAAAGGCTAACTTCTGTACGATCGGACGATACTAATTTAAAATCGGGTGCCTGCTGGCCTATTTGGATTGACATCTAATTGTTTATATATTAAAATTCAAAACTATTAATTTGCTTTTGAAAAACTACAGGTGTTTTGTTTATTTAATGCAACGATAAAGAATATTTTCTTTCTAAAAACCAACCACTCAATGCTATTTTTATTACTTTAGAGAAAAAAGCATCTCCATGAAAACAAGTAAAAATATTTTTAGAAGGCTTGCTATAGTATTATCCATGTTTGCTGTCCATTTTTTAATGGATGTTTATAAAATTGGCATTAAAGATGGCGCTGCCACCAAAGCCAGTATTGTTAAACAGCAAAAATTAAAAAACTAATAAGCTTTTAAAGTAAATTATCTGTTTTAAATCGTTTTAAAGTTTTGCGGCCTAAATCATACGTGAGCCTGAATGCTTGCTGACTATCGCCCAGGTTACCCGGCGAGGAGTGGAAACTGATGATGAACTGGCCCGTAATGTGTTTAAACATAAAAGGCGAGTAAATAACATCTAAACGGTTATACATTGTTTTTTCGTAAAACGAATCGCCGTATTCAATATGGCTTCCCTGGCCGGCATAATACTCCTCAAACAGTGCAAATTTATGGTAGCTTATAAACGCACTGGCTACAAAGCCCTTAGGTGTTCTAAAACCATCAACACCGCGGGTTCGCTCCAGCGATAGCATACCGCCTACATCAAACCTTAACGAATCGAAAACCGTTTTGTGGCTATAATCTAAACCCATGCGTACCTGGGCGGCACCATTATCGCTAATGCCCGGCTGCGGTAAGCTAGACGAGTTACCGGCATCATGCAGCAATAAAAAGTAATGCGATAAAAAGAAGGGCCCCTTAGGGTTGGGTATGTAAGTACCGCAGGCACCAAATAAAAACTGCTCCCTTGCGGTTTCGGTTTGGCGGCTCACCCAGTCAATCCAAATGGTTTCGTAACCGTATTTGGTATGCAGGTTAGTCATTAAACCTTCCACATTGGGGCGGTAGTAGCGCAGCGTATCATTAAGCAAGGCACGCGGGTACTGCGTAAGCACACCTTCGCGCGGAAACTCGCCAATGTTAAATACCCATTTCGAGCTTTCGTAATGGTAATAGGCTATAGGGTCAACCTTTAAAAAATAGGGTTGCGCACCAAACTCGTGTATGCCGTTTACACCCACAATAAAATGGTTAAGGCTATCAAGGTTAACGCCAAAATCTAAAGTGGTGCGCGTGCCCGAGTACGTGCGCGAACGGGGCACAAATGCAGTGTACTCGCGGTTATCTAAAAAACCTAAAGCGTTAAAATGTACATCAAGGCTCCCTTGCAGGGTATCTTGCCTGCTTTGTGCAAACAAACCTGTTGTTAATAAAATAGCGGCCGAAAAAAGGTAGATAAAATGTTTATTCATATTGGCGGTAAGATTACAAAAAACACCGCGAAAACACAACCAAATTAACTTACCAACTAAGCGTGCTTTGCCACAATACCGTAAAAATTACTTTAAGCAGTTGGCCCTTCGTTCACATTAAAAATCGGTATAAATATTACGGAACGAGCTGCGCAGGCCAAATGTAATTAAGCTGGTTTTACTGTTAAGCATGCTATTGGTTTCGTTACGGTAAAGGCCCCCTAACTCCAGGCGCAGGTTGTATTTGGGGTTTAAAAGGTACGATACTTTGGCTTGCGCGTAATAAAAATTGGTGCGCAGGCCCTGGCCGGTAAAATTACCTGTGGTATAGGGTGCGGTGGTATAGGGTTCAAAAATATTGCCTCCGTAATTTAAGCCATTCATATCCAGGCCGTAGTAGGCGTAGTTAAGCTGGCCCTGCAAATCAAACCTGCCGATAGAATAATTAAGTATACCTAACCATTCGCGAAAGTTGGCGCCAAAGGGATGGCCAAGGGGCTCGGCATACTGCGAAAAATTGCCAATGGCGCGGGTTTCGGTAAAAGTATAGGGTTTGGCGGTATTGTATTCAAAAAGGTAATTAAAGCTTTTAACTTTAAATAAATCAGCTCCGCGCAAACCCAATTGCCAGCCGTATTTATTGCGTGGGCTGCCGTCGCTGCTAAAAAAATCTTTCGCCTGAAATTCGCCCAAAGCAAACTGACCGTAGATGATGGTTTTATCAACCACCTTGTATTTGCCTGTAAAGCCCAGCGTTGCCTTATCCGGCGATCCGTTGCTGGCTTCCAATGGCCTTAAAAATATAAAAGGGTTGAGGTAGGTATAATCAAAGCCGCGTTTGTGCCCCTGGTCGTCGGCATCGGCAGATATGATGGAATCAAAAAAGCCTAACGATACGCGGTTGCTCACGTTCCAATCTACATAATGGAAATAGCCCCACTTTAAGCGGTTATCGCTGCTGCCTGGTATTTTGGGTGCATTAGGGTCTTCAAATTGGGCATACATGGCCATGTAGCGCACCGCTCCCAGCGTAAAAGTTATTTTTGCGAAGGGGTATGGCGAGGCATAGTCTGATAATAGCATCGAGCGGTATCCGTCGCCAATAAAGGTTTTATCTTGCCCAACGGTAAAGTTTACGTACTTAACGGGTGTGTACGACAGCAAAAACGTATAGTACGACCAATTGGTTACACTGCTGCCCCTATTAGTTACCCGGGTTTGGCCCGATACTACGCCGGTGGTATTTGCATAATCTGTTAAATAACCCGGCAAGGCCGAGCGGTTATTGTAGCCGCTGCCATAAAAGTAAAATTTTGACCCTATGGTGCCGCCAACCTGGTAACCCAGTGTAGTGAGCCAGGTAGTTTTTTGTCCCGAAAAATCCCGGCCAATTTGCAGGTCGGGCAGTATGTCGCCGTAAAGGGTGTAGCCGTTGCTTTTAACATCTAACTGGTGCTCGGCAAAAAGTTTGCGGTAACCCCAGTTTTTATTTTGAGTGTTGATGCCAATAGCCATCAACGAATCGTAGGTGTGCTTAATCAAGCTATCATCAAGCAGCGTAGGCTTAATGGTACTATGTATGCGGGTATCTTTAGAATACAGTTGGGAACTAAACTTTTGATAAAAATCAAACGAATAAGGCTGATACACCGCTTGCGCCGAAACCGTTGCCGCGTTAAGCAACATTAGCAGTAAGCTTGCCGATAGTAATTTATATTTTTTTATGGTAGAGATAAACTTCATGGTGTGATAATTAAAGCATTTAAGATACTAACCCCTATTTAAACCGCCGAACAAAAACATCCGCCGTATTAAAGCGCGCACAAGCAACGCTTGTGGTTTTATTTACAAACGGGTTAAAAATCATGATATAAATTTCTGAACGAGCTGCGTAAGCCAAAGGTTACCAGGGTTGTTTTGGTATCGGTAAGGGCGTTGGTTTCCTGGCGCAAAACGGCTCCAATTTCAAGCCGCAGGTTGTATTTGGGGTTAAGCACATAAGCTACCGTACCCTCGGCATATTTTAAGGTTGTTGCTATACCCTGGCCCGTACCGGTGTTTGATGCGGGCAGCAACGCGTTATCGGCTATGGTTATATCTTTCCCATAATTTACGGTGGCTGTATTGAGGCCATATTTGGCATAATTAAGCTGGCCCTGTAAATCAAACCTGCCAATGGTATAATTCATTATACCCAATACCTCTTTAAAGTTGGCTCCAAAAGGATGCGCCAGGGGCTCGTTAAACTGCGAATAGTTAACAATGGGGTATTGGCTGGAGTAGGTATATGGCGATGCGGTATTGTATTCAAAAAGGTAATTAAGGCTGTTTACTTTTAACAGATCGGCTCCGCGAAAACCTATCTGGAAGGCATTGCGCGCGCCGGTATTACCCGTAGAGGGCGATTGATCAAACATCAACTGCCCGTAAACGGTGGTTTTATCAAATACTTTGTATTTGGCGTTAAATCCCGCAAGGGTATGATCGGGTATTGATGACGACGGGCCCAAACTGCGCATAAAAAAAATCGGATTCACGTAGTTAACATCAAAACCGTGGCGGTTTCCCTGGTCGTCGGTTTCGGCGGCTATCAGGGCGTTAAAAAAGCCCAGCGAGGCGCGGTTGGTAATGTTCCAGTCGATGTAATGGAAAGCTGCCCAGGTACGGCGGTAATCTGCACCGCTGGGGTTATTGTCAAATCTGGGAGCCTGTTGGTTATCCATATAGGCCCAAATGGCGGTATATTGCACATGTTTACCCAAATCGATAGAGAACCTGAGCAATGGGTAAGCCGGCGCATAATCGGATATTAATACCGATCGGTAACCATCGCCAATAAATATTTTATCCTGCCCAAGTGCTATGCTTATGTGTTTATTGGGCGCAAAGCCCAGCATAGCCGTTGTGTACGACCAATCGCTGCTGCCCTTTACCTGGCTGTTGCCGTTGGCCGTTCTGTCGTAAGATTGCGAAGGAATCATGCCGGTTTTGGTGATGTAGTTTGTTACATAATTGGCAAACTTGCCCTGGTTTTCAAACCCGCTGGTGTAGAAAAAAAACTTGCTGCCAATAGTGCCGCCAATTTGGTAGCCACGGGTGTTTATATTGGTGCTGCGGCTATCGTTAAACTCGCGGCCAAAGCCAAAATCGGTAATGTAATCCAGGTAAAAAGTGTAATCCTTGTTTTTTACCTCGGCTACGTGACCGGTAAACAGCACATGGTTAAGCCAGCTTTTTTTAGAATTATCAACGTTGTTGAGCATCAGCGAATCGTATTGATTTCTAACCGAACTCGAATCGGCAATAAAGTATGGCTTTAAAGCCGTATGCTGTGCCGATTGCGGCGAATACACATTTTTGTTTAGTTTTTGATAAAACTGGTAGCTGTAAGGCTGGTAAATTAGTTGCGCAAAGCCCTGAGCGCCAGTTAGCAGTATTATTAAAAGCGTAAAAAGGAATATCCCCTTTTTAGGGTTAGGGTAAATATATTTCATGCAGAAATGTTAATGTGTACAGATATTACAAAAACCGCAACAAGCAAAAACCGGTTTTGTTGTAAAACTACAAATTTTGCTTTGCATGTTAATATTACGTTGTTTAAAAAACGCATTGCGCTGGCTTAACAAGTATTTTTTTGCCGAGGTAATTTAAAACTCCGGCTATCATTTGTATCTTGCTTTTTTTTATCCGTACCACATCATGAAAAAACAATTTTGCTGCCTTGCCGCTGTGGCTCTTTTACTATTTGTTAACCATAGCAATGCGCAGCGCAGGCGTCGTGGCGCTAATCCTAACGATACCATTTCATCGCGCTATGTACCGTCTGATTTATTTTCGCCACTCTTTTACACCGAACGCGGTAACGATTACCACGCCGCCAACGGCGCGCCGGGTATAAAGTATTGGCAAAACCGGGTTGACTATACCATTAAAGCCAACCTTGATACCGTAAAAAAAACAATCAGCGCAAGCGAAACCATTAATTATACCAACAATAGCCCCGATGAGCTTAAATACCTGTGGGTACAGCTCGATCAAAATACTTACCGCACAGATGCCCGCTCAAACCTAACCACCGGTAACGCCGCGCAACAGCATACCGATGGCTACGAGTTTGAATATGTAGCGATAATGCTCAATGGCAAAGCCACCAAAGTGCCATATATAGTAAACGATACCCGTATGCAAATACGCCTGCCGCAGGGTGTTAAACCGGGCGGTGGTAAAATAAGCGTGCTTATTAATTACCACTACGCTATACCCGGTAGTTTTGGCGGACGCACCGATTATGTTGACACCAAAAACGGCAAGATATACGAAATAGCACAATGGTTTCCGCGGATGTGTGTTTATGATGATACCCACGGCTGGGACACCTTGCCGTTTTTAGGCAGCGGCGAATTTTATTTGGAGTATGGCGATATTGATTACTCGGTTACCGTGCCCTGGGATATGATAGTGGCCGGTAGTGGCTTACTGCTTAACCCGCAGCAGGTATTAACCGCCAAACAGCAAAGCCGCTGGCAAACCGCTAAAGGCAGCGATAAAACTGTGATGATAATTTCGCCCGATGAGGTTGGCAAACCAGCGTCGCGCCCGGTAAATAAGGGTACGCTAACCTGGCACTTTAAAATGCAAAACACCCGCGATGTGGCCTTTGGCGCATCAAGGGCTTTTATTTGGGATGCTGCACGGGTTAATTTACCGGCGGGTAAAAAAACAATGGCCATGTCGGTTTACCCGGTTGAGAGTGCGGGTACCGACGCCTGGGGCCGCGCAACCGAATATTTAAAGGGCTCGATAGAGTATTTTTCGGCCAAATGGTTTGTGTACCCCTACCCCAATGCCATTAACGAGGCCGGTATTGCGGGGGGCATGGAATACCCCGGAATTGTTTTTGACGGCATAACCGATAAAGGCAAGGAGCTATTTTGGGTAACCGCGCACGAGATTGGCCACAACTGGTTCCCGATGATAGTTGGCAGCAACGAACGCCGCTTTGCCTG includes:
- the obgE gene encoding GTPase ObgE — protein: MSQGSNFVDYVKVCCRSGHGGAGSSHLHRDILTSKGGPDGGDGGRGGHVIVRGNAQFWTLLHLKYRKHIIAADGESGGSSLRSGKNGKDEILEVPLGTIAKDAETGEILFEITKDGETKILTSGGRGGLGNWHFKSATQQTPRFAQPGGEGQEVWNILELKVLADVGLVGFPNAGKSTLLSVVSAAKPEIADYAFTTIVPNLGIVAYRDNKSFVMADIPGIIEGASTGKGLGFRFLRHIERNSVLLFMIPADTSRDIKEEYRILLHELTEYNPELTHKPRVLAITKADMLDEELQQEMAKTLPQGIKTIFISSVAQKGLAELKDMLWLEINRP
- a CDS encoding adenylate kinase, whose amino-acid sequence is MLNLVLFGPPGAGKGTQSQKLIDQYQLIHLSTGDLLRGEISQGTELGLEAKKLMDEGMLVPDAVVIGMISNKLDANKDANGFIFDGFPRTVAQAEALDSLLASKGEAITSMVALQVNDDELEHRLLLRGQNSGRPDDANPEVIRKRIHEYNSKTAPVAQFYQNQHKYKSVNGIGSVDEIFNSICVVIDLCKAK
- a CDS encoding redoxin domain-containing protein; the encoded protein is MSIQIGQQAPDFKLVSSDRTEVSLSDFKGKKVVLHFFPFAFTSVCTTQLCTMRDNFGYYDGLNAQILGISVDSPFTLAKFKEEEHYQFPLLSDFNKDASSAYGAIYSQFAFGLKGVSKRAAFVIDEEGQVIYAEVLEAASDLPDFEAIAEKVK
- a CDS encoding gliding motility protein RemB codes for the protein MKFISTIKKYKLLSASLLLMLLNAATVSAQAVYQPYSFDFYQKFSSQLYSKDTRIHSTIKPTLLDDSLIKHTYDSLMAIGINTQNKNWGYRKLFAEHQLDVKSNGYTLYGDILPDLQIGRDFSGQKTTWLTTLGYQVGGTIGSKFYFYGSGYNNRSALPGYLTDYANTTGVVSGQTRVTNRGSSVTNWSYYTFLLSYTPVKYVNFTVGQDKTFIGDGYRSMLLSDYASPYPFAKITFTLGAVRYMAMYAQFEDPNAPKIPGSSDNRLKWGYFHYVDWNVSNRVSLGFFDSIISADADDQGHKRGFDYTYLNPFIFLRPLEASNGSPDKATLGFTGKYKVVDKTIIYGQFALGEFQAKDFFSSDGSPRNKYGWQLGLRGADLFKVKSFNYLFEYNTAKPYTFTETRAIGNFSQYAEPLGHPFGANFREWLGILNYSIGRFDLQGQLNYAYYGLDMNGLNYGGNIFEPYTTAPYTTGNFTGQGLRTNFYYAQAKVSYLLNPKYNLRLELGGLYRNETNSMLNSKTSLITFGLRSSFRNIYTDF
- a CDS encoding gliding motility protein RemB, translating into MKYIYPNPKKGIFLFTLLIILLTGAQGFAQLIYQPYSYQFYQKLNKNVYSPQSAQHTALKPYFIADSSSVRNQYDSLMLNNVDNSKKSWLNHVLFTGHVAEVKNKDYTFYLDYITDFGFGREFNDSRSTNINTRGYQIGGTIGSKFFFYTSGFENQGKFANYVTNYITKTGMIPSQSYDRTANGNSQVKGSSDWSYTTAMLGFAPNKHISIALGQDKIFIGDGYRSVLISDYAPAYPLLRFSIDLGKHVQYTAIWAYMDNQQAPRFDNNPSGADYRRTWAAFHYIDWNITNRASLGFFNALIAAETDDQGNRHGFDVNYVNPIFFMRSLGPSSSIPDHTLAGFNAKYKVFDKTTVYGQLMFDQSPSTGNTGARNAFQIGFRGADLLKVNSLNYLFEYNTASPYTYSSQYPIVNYSQFNEPLAHPFGANFKEVLGIMNYTIGRFDLQGQLNYAKYGLNTATVNYGKDITIADNALLPASNTGTGQGIATTLKYAEGTVAYVLNPKYNLRLEIGAVLRQETNALTDTKTTLVTFGLRSSFRNLYHDF
- a CDS encoding M1 family metallopeptidase, with the protein product MKKQFCCLAAVALLLFVNHSNAQRRRRGANPNDTISSRYVPSDLFSPLFYTERGNDYHAANGAPGIKYWQNRVDYTIKANLDTVKKTISASETINYTNNSPDELKYLWVQLDQNTYRTDARSNLTTGNAAQQHTDGYEFEYVAIMLNGKATKVPYIVNDTRMQIRLPQGVKPGGGKISVLINYHYAIPGSFGGRTDYVDTKNGKIYEIAQWFPRMCVYDDTHGWDTLPFLGSGEFYLEYGDIDYSVTVPWDMIVAGSGLLLNPQQVLTAKQQSRWQTAKGSDKTVMIISPDEVGKPASRPVNKGTLTWHFKMQNTRDVAFGASRAFIWDAARVNLPAGKKTMAMSVYPVESAGTDAWGRATEYLKGSIEYFSAKWFVYPYPNAINEAGIAGGMEYPGIVFDGITDKGKELFWVTAHEIGHNWFPMIVGSNERRFAWMDEGFNTFIDVYCSDVFNKGEYAPKRDGEYAPGGGNPADEIVPTIIDPNAPSIMTAADAISEKYRHPIAYFKPAFGLILLREQILGKDRFDYAFRDYIHNWAYKHPTPDDFFRSMDNGAGEDLSWFWKGWFYNNWKLDLAIIDAKYIDATDVKKGLRITIANKEAMAMPFTLQVKYQDGSKQSLKFPVETWLKDKAVTITFPSDKDVLSVDIDPDAALPDVNRGNNHFGMK